DNA sequence from the Terriglobales bacterium genome:
TTACTGGCTCGCTGATGGCACTCGCGTTGACTGAAACGCGACTATCTTCCAGTTGCCCTTGCGCTTCACCCAAACCTGAGTGGTGCGGTAATCGCCACTATATGGCTTTCCGCCGACGGTGCCCTTCGAAGAGGCCAGCGCGATGCGCACCGCGGTGTCTCCATACGCATGGATCTTGCTCTCGTGGGTGTCAACGGAGTCCCACTTTAAGGCACCGGACTTGACGTTGCCGATCTCCTGAGCTTTCGTTGATAAGTTGCCGTCGCTGTGGATTGCCGTGAAATCATCGGCGCAGTACTTCTCCATAAAGCCGGTATCGGCTTTCGCGAACGCCTGTGTGAGCTGATCTGACAACGCGACGATTTGCTGCTCGACATTCTCGCGTCCGGTCTGTTCTACCGCAGTCATGCCGTGACCAGAAGTTTTCCCGCTTTCTTTGGTGCTTGCGGGTGGATTTCCGCCTTGCGCCCAAGCCAGCGACACGACCAGCAGGGAGACGGCGATCAAAACCGGAACAATGAGTTTTATGCTTTTCATGGAAGTGACTCCTCGTAGTTGAGGTTGGGAGCCGATGGAATAGGCGATGATTCTGCTCTCAGATTTGCGCGGTGTCAAACAAGCGGAGAGCTGATTTCGTCCAATCGCCGGATTTGCGAACTACTCCGTGTTCGAGCGAAGTCCCTAACCCGAACCGCCTTCAGGCCATGAGGCAAGGATAGCGGTGACCAGGAAAAGGGCGGTCAACGATGCGGTTTTGGCGCCGAAACAGCGCTCCTGTGCTCCGAGATGGCACGAAAGTCGGGTGTCATACGGTTCACGCCGGCGATAAATTTGCCGCTTTGGGCATCTCTTTTCCAAGTAGAAGAAACTAAATCAGGCAGCCTTGGGGCAGGTTGCCGCCCGGCCATTTCAGCGTACGCAGTCGTGCGCGCTTCGCGCGAAGGGGCCATCATGAAAGCCGTTCTTTTCGTTGACGACCACGAGATGTTGGCTCGCCTGAGCTGCGAAATCCTGGAGATGCAAGGCTACAGGGCGGTTTGCGCCTACAGCGCCGCCGATGCGCTGGAAAAATTCCAGCGAGAAAAGTTCGACATCATCGTCACCGACATGCGCATGGAAGGCATGAGCGGTTTGGAACTGGCGCGCAAGGTCCACTCCATCAGCCCGCACATCCCCGTGATCATCGTGACGGGATACGGGCCGGTCGAAGGCGGAAGCGACGTCAAGGCGTGCCTGGCCAAAGAAGAACTCTTCCCTTCCCTGCTGGAAAAGATCAAGCTCTACCTTGACGAAGCCGGCGGCAAAGAAGAAGAGGCCGAAGAAGCAAGCCGCGCGGTGTAGGTCTGCTTCCGCGCACTGCCATTCGCTGACCATCAAGCTGTCCGCCACCCGTCTCGGCCTTTTCTACCGCCGACGATATTCCCGAAGTAAGACTCATTCCGCTTTGCGGACTTCCCCGCAATTTGCGAGTCCCCGGCTGCTGCAGGACAATCAAACCCCGTGCACCTCGAGTGCAGCATCTGACCACGCTTAATGGCCGAGAGCATTGCGCCCATGAAGATCGGCATAACCTGCTATCCGACGTACGGCGGCAGCGGCGTCGTCGCCACCGAGCTAGGCATCGAGCTGGCGCAACGCGGGCACGAAGTTCATTTCATCACCTACGCCCAGCCGTTCCGCCTCTCCGGCCCGCAGCCGAACGTCTGGTATCACGAGGTCGAGGTCTCGCATTACCCGCTCTTCGACTATCCGCCTTACGACCTGGCGCTGGCCACGCGGATGGCGGAGGTGGCGGAGATCTACGCGCTCGATTTACTGCACGTACACTACGCCATCCCGCACTCGGTGAGCGCTTACCTGGCGAAGCAGATGTCGGCAACGTCGAAGAACAAGCGGCGGCTGCCGTTCGTCACCACGCTGCACGGGACCGACATCACGCTGGTCGGGCAGGACCGCTCCTATCTTCCGATCACGCGCTTCTCCATCGAGCAGAGCGACGGCGTCACCGCCATCTCGAAGTACCTGCGCGAGCGTACGCTCAAGGAATTCGAGCTCAGCAGTAACATCCAGGTGATTTACAATTTCGTGAATTGCGACGTGTACCGGCGCGATCCGGAGGCGGCGGAACGCCGGCG
Encoded proteins:
- a CDS encoding nuclear transport factor 2 family protein → MKSIKLIVPVLIAVSLLVVSLAWAQGGNPPASTKESGKTSGHGMTAVEQTGRENVEQQIVALSDQLTQAFAKADTGFMEKYCADDFTAIHSDGNLSTKAQEIGNVKSGALKWDSVDTHESKIHAYGDTAVRIALASSKGTVGGKPYSGDYRTTQVWVKRKGNWKIVAFQSTRVPSASQ
- a CDS encoding response regulator translates to MKAVLFVDDHEMLARLSCEILEMQGYRAVCAYSAADALEKFQREKFDIIVTDMRMEGMSGLELARKVHSISPHIPVIIVTGYGPVEGGSDVKACLAKEELFPSLLEKIKLYLDEAGGKEEEAEEASRAV
- the bshA gene encoding N-acetyl-alpha-D-glucosaminyl L-malate synthase BshA, whose amino-acid sequence is MKIGITCYPTYGGSGVVATELGIELAQRGHEVHFITYAQPFRLSGPQPNVWYHEVEVSHYPLFDYPPYDLALATRMAEVAEIYALDLLHVHYAIPHSVSAYLAKQMSATSKNKRRLPFVTTLHGTDITLVGQDRSYLPITRFSIEQSDGVTAISKYLRERTLKEFELSSNIQVIYNFVNCDVYRRDPEAAERRREFAREDERLLVHLSNFRPVKRVQDVIEIFDRVQKKVPAKLLLIGDGPDRSSAEWMAMEKRIHDRVIFLGKQDKVNEKLATADVLLLPSQLESFGLVALEAMACQVVPIATNVGGVPEVIEHGKNGFMAEVGDVEGMARCAIDLLTSGERLKDMGTAGRHTAQGHFCSTRIIPQYEKFYRGVLERASE